Within Wyeomyia smithii strain HCP4-BCI-WySm-NY-G18 chromosome 2, ASM2978416v1, whole genome shotgun sequence, the genomic segment AGATGAACTGCTACAAGATTTTTATAAATTCGTTTGCGAAATTTGTGATGAAACTGTTTCAGATTTCACCCAATTGAGGCATCATTTtagaaaaagtcataatttaaGTGGCTATGTAAGATGTTGCAAGCGAAAATACTTTAAGCGGTGTTACTTGCTCGAGCATATAGAAAAGCACATCAATCCAGAAGCAAGTCAATGTGAAATATGCAAGAAAAATTATGCTGATAAAGAATGTTtgcaaattcataaaattcaagctCATGGCAATATAGAAGATAGGCCTTTCAAGTGCGAGTTATGCAAGAGTTCTTTTTCTCGTCGGAGTATGTTGAATAACCACTTGAGCACCCACGAAAAAGCCCAATGTCCGCAGTGTGATCGAATATTAGCGAGTAAATCTAGTCTTTCGGTTCACCTGTTGAATGTACACAGTGGGAAAAGACATACTAAAATTTGTGACTCTTGTGGTAAAGAATTTCTTTCTAAAGGGGCATATGAacatcatttaaaaaaacatcAGGGCATAGATACTACTGAAAAAAAAGTGCAATGCAAAATTTGTCACAAATGGCTTGCAGGAAAGGTTATATACAAGCGACATATGCGTTACATACATAATGAAAAGGGTCAATCATTCATTTGTGATGTGTGTAAACAGGTATATCCTAATTCGCGAGCACTAGCAATTCATAAAAATTCAGTTCACGTGGATGCAACTTTTGACTGTACAATTTGTGACAAGAAGTTCAAGCGCTCACGTAGCTTGAAGGTCAGTTTGAAGAGTTAACTGATTCGCTTGGGTTTTTTCATGTCATAAATATTTACAGGAACATATGGCTAATCACACTGGTGAAATGTTGTACAACTGTGCAGTCTGCGGAGTCGGAATGAATAACAACGGTAATCTCTATACTCATATGAAGAAATGTCATCCCAATGAATGGTTGTCGAGAAAAActaaaaccaataaaaattgAAAGCTCGAGAATCTCGGAGTATTCACCGTCTTTAAATGTTATCCTagtaaatcaatgatttttttttgctttgtttcaACCTATTACTGGTCGTACACTCTATAAGTTTAATAGGTTTAACATTTCCAAATGATTCAACTACGCAACAGCTAGTGAAAAGTAGACGTTGCTATGTGTTTTATGCGAACAGTGATTCAGTCAACATTCCGATAAGTTTCATCAGTAATTATTATAGTTACAAAAACAAACTGCATAGTTTATTCCATGACATAGGTCGAATCGTAGCATATCAAGAGCATGCTATGATAGGGATCGACGAACTGCTCACGAGTCTTTCGTATGAACCGGTTTACAGAAAAGAGCGAACGAGTGAACGGCTCACCAAaatgaaccacggttctttgagcgcatCAAAACTGAGAGTTCTCCCGAAACCGAAGTATAGGTACCGAAGCAACAGAAGTCAACCTTGCACGTTAGTCtttgtgaaccatgagtcggTTCGCAACGAtaagtgagcggttcagagccgctcttggaAAAGAGCCGTCTGGCCCACCTCAACTCATTTTTGCCGTCTCTCTGCCCATTCCATAGGATGAGCTTTTTTAATGTGAACGTACAGATTTGATTTGGAATTTGTGCCCTTGCAGCAGTACTCACAGGAGTATAAAATCTCTCCTGTATGTGTGGCTCGGTGTTcctaaaaaagaaataaaactaGAATCAGAACACAACTAATTTACAAGTATTGAGATAACCTTGAGGCTAATTGGCTGCTTAAATTTCTTCTCACAGAAATCGCATTTAAATTTTCCTTCGATATGTACAGTTCGTTTGTGGTTACGAAGCGTCCGGCTGTTTGGATATTTGCGTTGACAAATGTCACATGTTTGTTCACCTTCGTAGTGCAGGCTGAACATGTGCAACCGTAGTCCTCGTTCCCCTTTGATCCACTGTTGGCAGATGTGGCACTGAACTTTTTTCAGCACTTCGATGCCCATGTGCCTTAGCGTATGGCGCTCGAACGAAATTTTATCCAAAAACTCCTGACCGCAAGTATCACAAATCATTCTTCGATCTTTCTCGCTATGTTTATTTACAATGTGCGCTTTAAGACACTCTTTGTTAGCCAGTATTGCGCTGCATTGTGAACATTGCACTTTTGTATGAGTTAATCTATGAGTTTCAAGAGTGGTCTGCTTCACAAATGTTCGCGTACATTGATCGCACTTGAACAGTTTTTCTTTTCCTATTCCGTGAGATTTAGACTGATGAACCGTTAGAGATTCTTTAGTTTTATAGCACCTACTACACAACTCACAGCGGAAAACATCAGGATTCTTGTGCCAAGCcatgtggtgaagcaaacatcgTCTACGTGTAGATAATCTTTTCTCGCAGTGACAGACAATGTACGCCGAATCATGATGGTTCTTGCGGAAATGAACTTTCAATGATGATAAATTTGGTGCATGATCACCGCACATGTCGCATGCCAATGAAAAAAACTCTTCTATTTGAAGGGTTTCCTGCCTGAGAGCATCTTGCCCCAAGGCATCTTTGACTTTTTTACGTTTCAACTGTTTATGTTTTGTTCTAGAAAATTGCTCATGTGATCTTCCAGCATCTTCCTCGCTTGTTATCGTTTGTATATCATAAGGCAGTACAGTTTTGTTTCTTTCGTATTCTTCTTCGCTTAGTACATTGCCTTCCGACAATGCTTCCCACTGGTCAATTGGTTCATTTTTAACTGCTACAAATTGCGGATCGGGAATAATATTTTGAACATTTCTAATTCTGTTGCTCAGCTTCTTTTGAGTTTCTTGAACTTTTTCCGTGTAATCATAAAAATCCGCTATGATCTGCATACACCTTCGACAAATGCCAGAAGGATATCCTATCCGCAAGTCAATCTGTAAGTGAATTACATGCAGTTATTCACGTTGTTGTTTATGTTTGTCCTATCAATGCAAGAAATCTAGTGTAAAATATGTATGAACATAATTGCACATATGAAATGTATGTTGACTAACCGGAAATTGAAAAACTTGCGCTAATTGTCGCTTCGTTTGAGGGTGTTCGATAGTTTGTGCACTGTCTGCAACAGGATCCAAGCAAAGTCTGCATTCAGTATCTTGTGCCTCCATTGTTTTATAAGAAAATCAATAGCACAATAATGAATAACGTAGAATTTGTCATAATCGTCATAATATTATAAGAATTTGTTTTATCAATTGATAATTCTGTGCTATCCGTGCGATCAAGTCTATCAAAtcaacattttttaatgttgacaaggttgcagagatgccagatgtttttgaaaaatgtctgcaactgctcgaaaaaccggaaaaatctgcctgaaatctgaaaaaaaatctatccttGACTGGAAAAAATTTCGTTTGCGCAGGCAAATGtcagtaaaaatctgcacacattttgagaaaatctgtGCAAAtgtaaggagactctgacaaaaatctgcagaaattaTGGAAAATTTGCAAAGATCtgtgaatcaataaaaatctgcacacagacTCTTGAAATTTGcgtttgcagacaaatctgcacgtCTGGTTTCCCAGCAAGGTTGACAATcaggcagagatgccagatgtttttgaaaaatgtctgcaactgctcgaaatacttgaaaaataTATTGTTTGTTTCACTGAAACTTATTCGCCGCGCTATAAACCGAAATTCTGAAACCAAATGCCCTTCTTGGTTGccgaatcgattttattttcttcGGGACACTGTAAGCAACAGCCAAGTTTAAATCTACCTGTCAACCCTTTTCaagatcaaaacaaacttcgattCTGGCAGCACACTGAAGGCGGCGTCAGGGGTGCCAGGTTTACAGATTAATATAGATTGATATCATAATGCTTAAAACAGAAACCACGAAGTGAGTATATGATCCAATAGATTTTCCTCTGATGATTAGTAATCCTTTTTAGTCTCCACTGTCTCCAGCAGTGGTTTTTTCAAGGATTTTCCCGATTCTTTACCAATGAAGGTTGATGCAAATAAAACAGCATACATCTGGCGACTCAGCGCGGCCTTTGATTCAAGCGCGGTGTTTGGATTAGACCGCGTTCAGTTTTGGGCAAATCTCTTAATATAAtttctactccgttactgcgattgaaaattggcCGAACAATACTACACAAAACGTCACAATGGGCTGCGTGCcctatccgccattaccgctcgttgAAAGCTGGAtacagctagctggcatctctatattatttgctttgtttcatcgcagcggatccgcgatttgc encodes:
- the LOC129724956 gene encoding transcription factor grauzone-like; this encodes MECICRLCAEKIAKEMYSIEDPDLKMKMDYVLRFPVDLKQGYSSSVCQSCSDIICKFYQFAEKVRLNQEKNIIERRLSIEQVKVESLEKFPTDLATSVDLKTIKLESVFDDQQDSGNGEDIFIEFHDDDNQQNETNKSGSYEPQEQMGKPEAKKNNIKSKEKRKREDELLQDFYKFVCEICDETVSDFTQLRHHFRKSHNLSGYVRCCKRKYFKRCYLLEHIEKHINPEASQCEICKKNYADKECLQIHKIQAHGNIEDRPFKCELCKSSFSRRSMLNNHLSTHEKAQCPQCDRILASKSSLSVHLLNVHSGKRHTKICDSCGKEFLSKGAYEHHLKKHQGIDTTEKKVQCKICHKWLAGKVIYKRHMRYIHNEKGQSFICDVCKQVYPNSRALAIHKNSVHVDATFDCTICDKKFKRSRSLKEHMANHTGEMLYNCAVCGVGMNNNGNLYTHMKKCHPNEWLSRKTKTNKN
- the LOC129724957 gene encoding transcription factor grauzone-like isoform X2, whose translation is MQIIADFYDYTEKVQETQKKLSNRIRNVQNIIPDPQFVAVKNEPIDQWEALSEGNVLSEEEYERNKTVLPYDIQTITSEEDAGRSHEQFSRTKHKQLKRKKVKDALGQDALRQETLQIEEFFSLACDMCGDHAPNLSSLKVHFRKNHHDSAYIVCHCEKRLSTRRRCLLHHMAWHKNPDVFRCELCSRCYKTKESLTVHQSKSHGIGKEKLFKCDQCTRTFVKQTTLETHRLTHTKVQCSQCSAILANKECLKAHIVNKHSEKDRRMICDTCGQEFLDKISFERHTLRHMGIEVLKKVQCHICQQWIKGERGLRLHMFSLHYEGEQTCDICQRKYPNSRTLRNHKRTVHIEGKFKCDFCEKKFKQPISLKEHRATHTGEILYSCEYCCKGTNSKSNLYVHIKKAHPMEWAERRQK
- the LOC129724957 gene encoding transcription factor grauzone-like isoform X1, producing MEAQDTECRLCLDPVADSAQTIEHPQTKRQLAQVFQFPIDLRIGYPSGICRRCMQIIADFYDYTEKVQETQKKLSNRIRNVQNIIPDPQFVAVKNEPIDQWEALSEGNVLSEEEYERNKTVLPYDIQTITSEEDAGRSHEQFSRTKHKQLKRKKVKDALGQDALRQETLQIEEFFSLACDMCGDHAPNLSSLKVHFRKNHHDSAYIVCHCEKRLSTRRRCLLHHMAWHKNPDVFRCELCSRCYKTKESLTVHQSKSHGIGKEKLFKCDQCTRTFVKQTTLETHRLTHTKVQCSQCSAILANKECLKAHIVNKHSEKDRRMICDTCGQEFLDKISFERHTLRHMGIEVLKKVQCHICQQWIKGERGLRLHMFSLHYEGEQTCDICQRKYPNSRTLRNHKRTVHIEGKFKCDFCEKKFKQPISLKEHRATHTGEILYSCEYCCKGTNSKSNLYVHIKKAHPMEWAERRQK